A region of the Litchfieldia alkalitelluris genome:
CTGCTAAAAGAATTTCCTTTTCAATCCCTTTTTCATACGCTTGCTCTACACATTGAAAAAATCGAATAACATCGACTGTTTCGGAGGTTTCCCAGCTAAAGTCAATTGGGTATTGATAATTCATTAAACCACCTCTTTAGTATTTTCATCTTATTTTATCATCTTTCATAAAAAAATGTTTATTCTCACTATAAGTGTGAAAAGTTAATAAAGATAAGTTTTTCTTTGCAAATGATACAATAAATGCTATAATTCTTTTGTTTTATGTATAGGCTCTTCCCTTAACTTTAGTAAGGTAAAATCCTTTAAGGATCACTATAGGATATCATTTTCAATTACTTGGTAAGCTAAACTAGAAAGGGTTAAAAATAGCCTTTTAAACGTAATAGCCAGTAGATGGTGTACGTTAATAAAATAGAAATTTTAAAGAGGTGTGATTATAAATTGTTGCAATCCGAAACACCATTATTCACTGGATTACTTCAGCACGCAAAAAGAAACCCGATCCAGTTTCATATTCCAGGTCATAAAAAAGGAACTGGGATTGATCCTGAATTTAGAGAGTTTATTGGGGATAACGCTTTATCGATTGACTTAATTAATATTGGACCGTTAGACGATTTACATCAGCCTAAAGGTATGATTAAGCAAGCACAGGATTTAGCTGCACAAGCCTTTGGAGCTGATTACACATTTTTTTCTGTTCAAGGCACAAGTGGAGCGATAATGACAATGGTAATGACCGTTTGTGGCCCTGGAGACAAAATCATTGTTCCAAGAAATGTTCATAAATCCGTTATGTCAGCCATCGTCTTTTCTGGTGCAATCCCAATTTTTATCCATCCAGATATTGATAAAGATCTAGGGATATCTCATGGAATAACAAATGATTCTGTTGAAAGAGCGCTTGAGCAACATCCTGATGCTAAGGGATTACTAGTGATTAACCCTACTTATTTTGGTATTTCTGCAGATTTAAAAAAAATAGTTGAGATCTCTCATTCATATAATGTCCCTGTACTTGTTGATGAGGCTCATGGTGTTCACATACACTTTCATAAAGACCTACCTATGTCAGCTATGCAGGCAGGTGCAGATATGGCTGCTACAAGCGTACATAAATTAGGTGGATCAATGACTCAAAGCTCTATTTTAAATGTGAAGGAAGGGTTAGTATCCTCTCACAGAGTACAATCAATTTTAAGCATGTTAACAACTACATCAACATCTTATCTGCTATTAGCTTCACTGGATGTTGCTAGAAGAAGGCTTGCTACAGAAGGTTATGAACTGATTGAAAAAGCCATTAGATTAGCTGAATCCGCGCGAGCTCAGATAAATCAAATTGATTCTTTCTATTGTGTTGGAAAAGAGATTCTCGGAACGAAAGCAACCCATGATTACGATCCAACAAAATTAATTATTTCAGTTAAAGCGTTAGGCTTAACTGGGTATGATGTTGAAAAGTGGTTAAGAGAAAAGTTTAATATCGAGGTTGAGTTATCCGATTTGTATAATATCTTGTGTATTATCACTCCTGGTGATACTGAAAGAGATATTCAATCATTGGTTAAAGCATTAAAAGCACTATCAGATGAGACGCAAGGTTTAGCATCTGATCGCCCACTACCTGATGTATTATTACCTGATATCCCTGTTCTTGCACTCACTCCTAGAGATGCGTTTTACTCAGAAACCGAAGTAGTATCTTTTGAAGAGTCTGTCGGACGTATTATTGCAGAATTTGTCATGGTCTATCCACCTGGTATACCTATTTTCATCCCTGGTGAAATTATTTCTCAAGAAAATTTAACTTATATCAAGAAAAATATTGAGGTTGGATTACCAGTCCAAGGCCCTGAGGACTATGAACTCAAATCATTAAGAGTCATTAAGGAGCATAAGGCTATCCGATAACACGTAGATTTGAGATTAACTTATCATAAAGGCGCTTGATTTATTCTAAAGGGTTCCATTTTGAGGTACAATTCTTAAATTGCGCTGCAATAATTATAGTCGTTTTGGACTTATTATTGGTATATAAAAAAGTAAACTCGTCATATTGGCGAGTTTCTTTATACATTTAACTTATTATTATAAAAACCTAACGGTTATGCAGTAAAGCTAGGCTTTTGGGGGATTTTTGATGAGGGTTAGATGTCTTATCCTTAATCGAGTATAATCGAGTAAACAAAAGCAAAATAAGCGGAAATTTTCCGGTTAAATGCAAAATAGAGCTAGTTTCAAGGAAAATAAAGGTAGATTTTACGCTTATGCAAAGCAATATCTCTCATTTTTAAATTTTTTAAGCTGATAGGCGGAATTTCTCCGTGTATGTAAGCTTATTTTTAATAGTAACTACAAATTAAGCTGAATTCTACCGTATATTTCCCCCAGTAATTTCCCTCCCCTACCATTTCCGGACCCTCTTGATTTTAGATGCGGGCATCAGCAGTGTGTTATCGACACAGCACAGCTTATAAAAGGTTAATAAAATTGCTACTCAAAACGGCAATGAAAATGAGAGGCTTTTTGGACCTCTTTTTTAAATTGTAATTTACCTATTGTGCATCATATTAAAAATTTCAATTGCTATGTGAAAGGTAATGGTATTTCGTAGGTACCTGGAAAATAAGAAAAAAGACGTATACCCATTCATACGTCTTTTTTATATTTTTTTATAAGAGAGCACCTGAAAACGGCACATTTTAGATTCATTCATGTACCTTTTTCTATTTTTTTATTTGAGTTTATTGTACCGTTAACTTACGGCATTCACATTCCTGTAAATCAGCATAAAGTGTCGTTACTTTCTCATCCTCAAAATGATCAATTGTTTGATTACATGTTTGGCATACGATTGTTACCATCTTCAAAAACCCCTTCCCTTTGATTTTTGTCATAAGATATAAACTCTTTATTCGTTACCTAAACCTTAACAACCAATAATTTAAGCGTTTTACATTTATATTATTATAATAGTATGTCATTAATCGAATGTCAACACAAAAAAGTATATCACATTTTACTTTTTTCAAAAAAATGGTAATGATTTCGGGGTGGTTCATACTCATATAATACAATACAAAAAAAAAAATCAGGTCATAGACCTGATTTTTAAATTTATTCGTATTGAGTTTCGAATGGCATTGAGGGTAATGCTTCCCTAAAAAATTCTGCGAGGTCTGATGCTTCTTCAAGATTATCAATGCGGAATACTTTTTGAAGATATTCAAGGTTTTCAATATCTTTTGGATCTAGTAGTGTAGAACGCCCAGTTTGCATACATACAACTAATGGTTTACCAAAAAACATATTAGTATATACAATACCAAAATCATATCTTACATTTGTTGTAGTAAAACCAACAAATCTAACACCTGCTTTTTCCTGTTCATCATATAATTTTTCAAATAAATTCATTAAATTCCTCCTCCTTTTTATTAGACAATTCTGAATATTATTATAAATTATTTCAAGATTAATTGCAAGTATTAACATCAATCTTGGATTAATTTCCTAACAAGTGCTAGAATACAAGTATACACATAAAAGTTATTTAAGGAGTGCTTTCGATGGAAAATGCATATATAAAGTTAGTAGAAGGTTCTGCCACACAAGAGGTTTCACTTGAAGAAGTAAAACAATTATTTACATATTATAAAGAAATAACAAGTAGAACTGGGGATCAATTAAACTGGGACTATGCTGATTCTGCATTTCCATATCATATCAGCAAAGAAAATGATGATTATTTCGTTCTTGAATCAAAGGATTCTAGATACAACATGATAATTGTAGGTGTAGGACAAGAATCAGCGACAGATGAGCAATCACAATTATATATACAAATATCTCTTCCTCAACAATCAACACATGGTGACAAAGGAAAAGCAAATGAATTTTGTAAATTTCTTGCGAAGAAGCTAGAAGGAGAACTGCATTTATTTAATTCTAGGATTATGTATTATTATAAACGAAAGTAACTATTTTTGCGATAAAGTTTTCCTTTGTTCATAAATACTACATTTTTTAGTCTCCTACCTTGATTGTATTTGGATTAATGATCTCATAGTCTTTGTTACGAAGCCCTTTCACTATATCTGAAAGGGCTTCCTTAGTCCATTCGCGATCGTGCATCAGTATGTTGGCTCCATCTAATAGTAAAGGTGAGTTGACCATTATATCTGCCAAAGCATCTTTTGACATAAATTCCTTCTCCCAATCATACCCATAAGTCCAATTCATCATAGACATCTCTTCAGATGCCACAATTTTCAAACTGGCTTCTGTATTAATACCGAATGGAGCCCTAAAAAAGACTGGACTAGTTCCTGTAACTTCTTCGATAAGGTTATTTAATGTTGTAATTTCATCATTTGTTTCTTTATCTGTAAGGTCCCTTAAATTATGATGATTCATCGTATGATTGCCAATCATATGCCCAAGGTCAACTATCTCCCTTAGAGCTAGCCTTCCCTCTTCTGATTGTAGAAAGTGACCATTAACAAAAAAAATTGCAGAAACATTATGTTCTTTTAAGATTTTAGCCATCTCAACACTATATTGATCAGGAGCATCATCAATTGTTAGCAGAACTACCTTTTTATTTGTCTGTGGATCTATTGGTTCAATACTCCAATTACTTGAATTTATTTTGTATAACTTATCATCGATTTCATAGCGAACGAAATCCTTCTTATATTCTCTTTTTAGCTGCTCCCTTTGTGCATGGTGTTTCACTTTAATTTCGGATTCATCACTATTATTTTTCCCCTCTTGGCAAGACGTTAATAGTACTAAAGAAACAATTAAAAATAGTATATACTTCATTCTACCCCTCCCCATTTTATACTCTTAATAAGATGCATTGAAGGGTAATGTTTTATTCAAACTATTTAAGGTGATTATATTTCCAACAAATAACTCCAAAATAAATGTTGACAAATAAAGAAACCACTTAAAGTGAAAAAGGTAATTAGCGCTGCATGTCGTTTGGATAAGCCAATTTTGCTAGCAGCTAGAAAGGCAAAATAACAAAAGATAAGCAGCAATATCCCCTTTGATTTTATACCGTCCGATTTTGATACCCATTCTACAATTGAATAAATACACCAAATTAAAAGTTGAATTAAAATTATTAAATAATTTCGCATGCTCTTAGCTCCTTAAAAAGAACTGTTTGGTAATATGTATGCTTGGAATAGTTTAACTATTTTTCATTTTTGTAACAAATTCATAACAATAGCTTGTAACAATCGAGGACGTGATAAAATAAACGTATAATTTGTCGACTAGTTTAACCCGAAAGAAGGGAGTTAGATGAAAAATTTTTCAGTATTCATTCTATCGTTCGTGTTTCTTACTTCTTGTAATAATGGAATAAATGAATCTAATACTCATTTTCATACAGACGATGAGAAGTTTATCATGTTTTTTTCTGATGAAGAAAACATTGATAAAGAAGGGAATTACTATGATGCCTTACTAGAGTTGAAAGATGAATATCCGGATGATATTTCGAAGATGAGAATAATACCTTTAGAAGATAGCTATAAGTATTCTAGTATTAATATTAGCACATATCCTGCACTGGTCGTGATTGAAAAAAATAAAATTGTAAAACAAATCGATGGACAAACTGAAACCAAAGAAATAATTTCTATGATGGAAGAGGCTCTTGGTAATGAATAGAGGCTTTCTTTAAATGCTAAGCATCTGAAGAAAGCCTCTTATTATTTATTATTACTTTACAATATGGATTGGACTTCCTATAGCTACCTCAGCAGCTTCCATAGTGATCTCACCTAATGTCGGATGCGCATGGATGGTCATTGCAATATCCTCGGCTGTCATACCAGCCTCAATAGCCAAACCAAGCTCAGCGATCATATCAGAAGCACTTGGACCAGCAATTTGAGCGCCAATTACTAGGCCGTCTTCTCTACGAGTAATTAACTTTAGGAAACCATCTGAGTTATTCAGTGCTAAAGCACGTCCATTTGCGCCAAACGGGAATTTTGAAGCTACAACATCAAGCCCCTCATCTTTAGCTTCCTTCTCAGTATAACCAACAGAAGCAAGTTCTGGATCTGAGAATACAACTGCTGGAATTCCATGATAATCAATTTCTGAAGGATGTCCTGCAATAGCTTCAGCAGCAATTTTTGCTTCATACGAAGCTTTATGTGCTAATGGCGGTCCAGGAACAATGTCACCAATAGCATAAATGTTGCTAACGTTTGTACGACATTGTTTATCAATTTTAATAACTCCACGGTCTAGGAATTCAATACCTACTTGCTCTAGTCCTAGCTCATCAGTATTTGGCTTTCTACCTACAGTTACCAATACATAATCAGCATCTATTGTTTTTTCTTCACCTTTAGCTTCAAAAGTTACCGTCACTCCATCAGCCTTTTCTTCAACACCCTTTGCAAGTGCGTTAGTGAAGATTTCTACACCTTTTTTCTTTAACTTTCTCTTAACAAGTGAACTCATTTGCTTTTCAAAACCAGAAAGAATTTCATCAGCACCTTCAAGAATTACAACTTCAGTTCCAAAATTTGCATAAGCTGTTCCTAGTTCGGTTCCTATATAGCCTCCACCAATAACAATTAACCTTTTTGGAATTTCTTGTAAGCTTAAAGCACCTGTAGAGTCAAGAACACGACCGCTATATTTAAATGTAGGAATTTCAATCGGTCTTGAACCTGTTGCTATTATTGCATTTTTGAACTTATAAGTTTGAGCAGAATTTTCATCCATAACACGGACTGTGTTTGTATCAACAAAGTATGCTTCACCTTTAATGATATCTACTTTATTGCCCTTTAAAAGCCCTTCAACCCCACCAGTAAGTTTGTTTACCACACTTGCTTTCCAAGCTTGAACCTTACTGAAGTCAACTGTAACATTCTCAGCTTTAATACCCATGTCTTCTGAATGTAGGGCATGCTCATAACGATGTCCAGCTGCAATTAGTGCTTTTGACGGAATACAACCAACATTAAGACAAACACCGCCAAGAGTGTTTTTTTCTACTATAGTAACTTTTTGCCCTAATTGAGCAGCACGGATAGCCGCAACATATCCCCCAGGACCAGCACCGATGACAAGTGTATCAGTTTCGATTGGAAAATCACCTACTACCATTTGTTACGCCTCCATTAATAATAATTGTGGATCATTTAATAAACGTTTAATGTGGTTAAGAGCGTTTTGAGCAGTTGCACCATCAATCATACGATGATCAAAGCTTAGTGATAATGCTAATACTGGAGCTACCACAATTTCTCCATTTTTCACAACTGGCTTTTCAGCAATACGACCAATACCTAGGATTGCTACCTCTGGATGGTTAATTACTGGAGTAAACCACTGTCCACCAGCTGAACCGATGTTTGTAATTGTACAAGAAGCACCCTTCATTTCATCTGGAGCTAACTTCCCATCACGAGCTTTAGTAGCAAGTTCGTTAATTTCAGCTGAAATATTGAAAATTGATTTTCTATCAGCATCTTTTACTACAGGTACTAATAAGCCTTTCTCTGTATCTGCTGCGATTCCAATATTATAATAATGCTTGTGAACAATTTCATCAGTCGCATCATCAAGAGATGTATTTAATGCAGGGTATTCACGTAAAGCTGAAGTTAAAGCTTTAACTACATATGGTAAGAATGTTAACTTAATTCCTTTGCTTGCAGCAACATCTTTAAATTTCTTACGATTTGCTACTAGTTCAGTCACATCAATTTCATCCATTAATGTTACGTGAGGTGCAGTGTGTTTTGAGTTAACCATTGCTTTAGCGATAGCTTTACGAATTCCACTCATCTTTTCACGTGTTTCAGGATATTGTCCTGCTGGAATTGGTTGCTTGTCTGGTGCTGGTGCTGCTTTTTCCTCTTTCTTAGCTGGAGCTTCTTGAACAGGTGCCTCAGCTTGTTCAGTTGTAGCAGCTGGTGTTGCACCACCAGTAAGGAATGCATCAATATCTTCTTTAACTACTCGACCATTTTTACCTGTTCCTTGTACTGCACGGATTTCAACGCCTTTTTCACGAGCATACTTACGTACAGATGGCATCGCGATTACACGTTTTGACTCATCAACTTCTACAGTCGTTTGTGCTTGCGCAGCTGGTACTTCTTCTGATTTCTCTTCTTTCTGTTCTGCTGCTTTAGGTTTTTCCTCATCATCATGACCTTTAAATACTAGGTTTTCATACCCTGGAGCATCAAAAGTAATTAAAGTATCACCAACAATTGCAACCGTACCTTCTTCAACTAAAACATCAATAACCTTACCTTTAACAGGTGAAGGAATTTCTACAACTGCTTTATCATTTTGAACTTCACATAGCACATCATCTTCATTAACTTCATCACCTGGTTTAAC
Encoded here:
- a CDS encoding polysaccharide deacetylase family protein; the protein is MKYILFLIVSLVLLTSCQEGKNNSDESEIKVKHHAQREQLKREYKKDFVRYEIDDKLYKINSSNWSIEPIDPQTNKKVVLLTIDDAPDQYSVEMAKILKEHNVSAIFFVNGHFLQSEEGRLALREIVDLGHMIGNHTMNHHNLRDLTDKETNDEITTLNNLIEEVTGTSPVFFRAPFGINTEASLKIVASEEMSMMNWTYGYDWEKEFMSKDALADIMVNSPLLLDGANILMHDREWTKEALSDIVKGLRNKDYEIINPNTIKVGD
- a CDS encoding DUF3055 domain-containing protein, which encodes MNLFEKLYDEQEKAGVRFVGFTTTNVRYDFGIVYTNMFFGKPLVVCMQTGRSTLLDPKDIENLEYLQKVFRIDNLEEASDLAEFFREALPSMPFETQYE
- a CDS encoding GapA-binding peptide SR1P — its product is MVTIVCQTCNQTIDHFEDEKVTTLYADLQECECRKLTVQ
- a CDS encoding aminotransferase class I/II-fold pyridoxal phosphate-dependent enzyme, yielding MLQSETPLFTGLLQHAKRNPIQFHIPGHKKGTGIDPEFREFIGDNALSIDLINIGPLDDLHQPKGMIKQAQDLAAQAFGADYTFFSVQGTSGAIMTMVMTVCGPGDKIIVPRNVHKSVMSAIVFSGAIPIFIHPDIDKDLGISHGITNDSVERALEQHPDAKGLLVINPTYFGISADLKKIVEISHSYNVPVLVDEAHGVHIHFHKDLPMSAMQAGADMAATSVHKLGGSMTQSSILNVKEGLVSSHRVQSILSMLTTTSTSYLLLASLDVARRRLATEGYELIEKAIRLAESARAQINQIDSFYCVGKEILGTKATHDYDPTKLIISVKALGLTGYDVEKWLREKFNIEVELSDLYNILCIITPGDTERDIQSLVKALKALSDETQGLASDRPLPDVLLPDIPVLALTPRDAFYSETEVVSFEESVGRIIAEFVMVYPPGIPIFIPGEIISQENLTYIKKNIEVGLPVQGPEDYELKSLRVIKEHKAIR
- the lpdA gene encoding dihydrolipoyl dehydrogenase; this encodes MVVGDFPIETDTLVIGAGPGGYVAAIRAAQLGQKVTIVEKNTLGGVCLNVGCIPSKALIAAGHRYEHALHSEDMGIKAENVTVDFSKVQAWKASVVNKLTGGVEGLLKGNKVDIIKGEAYFVDTNTVRVMDENSAQTYKFKNAIIATGSRPIEIPTFKYSGRVLDSTGALSLQEIPKRLIVIGGGYIGTELGTAYANFGTEVVILEGADEILSGFEKQMSSLVKRKLKKKGVEIFTNALAKGVEEKADGVTVTFEAKGEEKTIDADYVLVTVGRKPNTDELGLEQVGIEFLDRGVIKIDKQCRTNVSNIYAIGDIVPGPPLAHKASYEAKIAAEAIAGHPSEIDYHGIPAVVFSDPELASVGYTEKEAKDEGLDVVASKFPFGANGRALALNNSDGFLKLITRREDGLVIGAQIAGPSASDMIAELGLAIEAGMTAEDIAMTIHAHPTLGEITMEAAEVAIGSPIHIVK
- a CDS encoding DUF1885 family protein; this translates as MENAYIKLVEGSATQEVSLEEVKQLFTYYKEITSRTGDQLNWDYADSAFPYHISKENDDYFVLESKDSRYNMIIVGVGQESATDEQSQLYIQISLPQQSTHGDKGKANEFCKFLAKKLEGELHLFNSRIMYYYKRK
- a CDS encoding dihydrolipoamide acetyltransferase family protein; the encoded protein is MAFEFRLPDIGEGIHEGEIVKWFVKPGDEVNEDDVLCEVQNDKAVVEIPSPVKGKVIDVLVEEGTVAIVGDTLITFDAPGYENLVFKGHDDEEKPKAAEQKEEKSEEVPAAQAQTTVEVDESKRVIAMPSVRKYAREKGVEIRAVQGTGKNGRVVKEDIDAFLTGGATPAATTEQAEAPVQEAPAKKEEKAAPAPDKQPIPAGQYPETREKMSGIRKAIAKAMVNSKHTAPHVTLMDEIDVTELVANRKKFKDVAASKGIKLTFLPYVVKALTSALREYPALNTSLDDATDEIVHKHYYNIGIAADTEKGLLVPVVKDADRKSIFNISAEINELATKARDGKLAPDEMKGASCTITNIGSAGGQWFTPVINHPEVAILGIGRIAEKPVVKNGEIVVAPVLALSLSFDHRMIDGATAQNALNHIKRLLNDPQLLLMEA